A genomic window from Periweissella cryptocerci includes:
- a CDS encoding universal stress protein, which translates to MAFKLDLPKHKNILVGVDDSADAQLAFLNAVSHALEDDSLLHIVTVLESDSLNVFQFLDKEALEAKRLDVEKRLQDYKQQALDAGVKEVHIVLAEGEPGETIIKDVIPDVEPDLVVVGAATKKGLGKFMGSQAGYIAKNSPVSVLVVR; encoded by the coding sequence ATGGCTTTTAAATTAGATTTACCAAAACACAAAAACATTTTAGTTGGCGTTGATGATTCAGCTGATGCCCAACTCGCATTCTTGAATGCAGTTAGTCACGCATTAGAAGATGATTCCTTGTTACACATTGTTACGGTTCTTGAATCTGATTCATTGAACGTTTTCCAATTTTTGGACAAAGAAGCCTTAGAAGCAAAGCGCCTCGATGTTGAAAAACGCCTCCAAGATTATAAACAACAAGCATTGGATGCTGGTGTGAAGGAAGTTCACATTGTCCTAGCTGAAGGTGAACCTGGTGAAACAATCATTAAGGATGTGATTCCTGATGTTGAGCCAGATTTAGTCGTAGTTGGTGCCGCTACCAAAAAAGGACTGGGTAAGTTCATGGGTAGCCAAGCTGGTTATATTGCTAAGAACTCACCAGTTTCAGTCTTGGTGGTTCGTTAA
- the rnhC gene encoding ribonuclease HIII — protein sequence MSVVIKVDPSTLKKIQQHYGSVGTLPPGAVFRNKTNGVTITGYKSGKVMFQGQNEDREAKRWSNTAPSTGASSQPKLAGSNGNLPVGLAGMSVLGSDEVGTGSYFGPLTAAATYVSAENIAQVKALGIADSKTLTDKAMQTMAESLITFIPYHVVNILPKKYNELNQRLNANEMKAFAHNLALGKVLEKIRPVQPDAILIDQFTQPNTYWKYLRNVDGVVKQNVYFTTKGEQYHLAVAAASVIARYVELQTMATLSDQAGINLPVGAGSAVDKVAAQLLKNGQDLHDYTKYHFANTDKAIALARR from the coding sequence ATGTCAGTCGTCATCAAAGTTGATCCGTCTACTTTAAAAAAAATTCAACAACACTACGGTTCTGTCGGTACTTTACCACCAGGCGCCGTTTTTCGCAATAAAACGAATGGGGTGACCATTACTGGTTACAAGTCCGGCAAGGTCATGTTTCAAGGTCAAAACGAAGACCGCGAAGCAAAACGATGGTCTAACACCGCACCAAGCACAGGTGCTAGCTCGCAACCTAAGCTAGCTGGTTCAAATGGTAATTTGCCTGTTGGTTTAGCCGGTATGTCAGTGCTTGGGTCAGATGAGGTCGGCACCGGTTCCTACTTTGGCCCCCTCACTGCCGCCGCAACCTATGTTTCGGCAGAAAACATTGCCCAGGTAAAAGCACTAGGTATCGCTGATTCAAAGACCTTAACCGACAAAGCAATGCAGACAATGGCAGAATCATTAATTACTTTCATTCCCTACCACGTCGTCAACATTTTGCCTAAGAAGTACAATGAATTAAACCAACGCTTAAACGCTAATGAGATGAAAGCATTTGCTCATAATCTCGCTTTAGGTAAAGTTCTTGAAAAAATCCGGCCAGTCCAACCAGACGCCATTTTAATTGATCAGTTTACGCAACCAAACACTTATTGGAAATACTTGCGCAACGTTGATGGTGTAGTTAAACAGAACGTTTATTTTACAACTAAGGGTGAACAATACCACCTGGCAGTTGCCGCGGCCTCTGTCATTGCCCGCTACGTCGAATTACAAACAATGGCAACATTAAGTGACCAAGCCGGTATCAACCTGCCCGTTGGTGCTGGTAGTGCGGTTGACAAAGTTGCCGCACAATTATTAAAAAATGGGCAAGACTTACACGATTACACTAAATATCATTTCGCTAATACCGATAAAGCAATTGCATTGGCACGGCGCTAA
- the zapA gene encoding cell division protein ZapA, protein MANQKQRYRAKIGDKEFTIVGNGTVAHMEAVNQLLNEQLEQIQQLAPKLAVEDQALLLAFNAMSDQLKKQTELDELKHVEEGA, encoded by the coding sequence ATGGCAAATCAAAAGCAACGTTACCGCGCAAAGATTGGTGACAAGGAATTTACGATTGTTGGGAATGGCACGGTGGCACATATGGAAGCAGTCAACCAACTATTGAATGAACAGTTGGAACAAATCCAACAGTTAGCGCCTAAATTGGCAGTAGAAGATCAAGCGTTATTGTTAGCGTTTAACGCAATGTCTGATCAATTAAAAAAGCAAACGGAACTTGATGAATTGAAGCACGTGGAAGAAGGAGCATAG
- a CDS encoding CvpA family protein, with product MVLAVIFGIALIVAFGNGYRKGLVRTIAQLAGYVFLTVVATLLAHPVGQLVTKLLTSASAAYRPTVPTFVLDKGVQFLASGISFSLIFFIGGILVHTLLKSLKFIQKIPIVGGVNAIIGGLVSMIIIYVIGFFILSMLSVMNITWVHQQFVTAPILNNILDNTPVISNQIYHWWLNERAH from the coding sequence ATGGTTCTAGCTGTTATTTTTGGGATTGCACTGATTGTGGCCTTTGGTAATGGATACCGCAAGGGTTTGGTACGAACAATCGCGCAATTAGCTGGTTATGTGTTCTTGACGGTTGTGGCGACACTTTTGGCACACCCTGTGGGACAACTTGTTACGAAATTATTGACTAGTGCCAGTGCGGCTTATCGCCCGACAGTACCGACCTTTGTATTAGACAAAGGTGTTCAATTTTTAGCCTCAGGCATTTCATTCTCATTGATTTTCTTTATTGGTGGGATTCTTGTGCATACACTTTTAAAAAGCTTGAAATTCATTCAAAAGATTCCAATTGTGGGTGGAGTTAATGCGATTATTGGTGGCTTGGTTAGCATGATAATCATTTATGTGATTGGTTTCTTTATTCTATCAATGCTGTCAGTTATGAACATTACATGGGTTCACCAACAATTTGTAACGGCGCCAATTTTGAATAACATTTTGGATAACACCCCAGTTATTTCAAACCAAATTTATCACTGGTGGTTAAACGAGCGGGCGCATTAA
- a CDS encoding endonuclease MutS2 → MNEKVLATLEYDKVKKQLRSFLTSDAGLAELNALRPTKDANTMRKWLADTHDAVEIYRVSGGIILPKLADIKPHMKRLEMDASLSGTELAQVGRVLQASTAITTFFADLADSKEIDLIRLPALVNNIVTMPQLTRRLHTSIENDGRITDEASPELKQIRQKITLTEKSIREKMQQYTRGKAADYLSDPIITMRNERYVVPVKAEYRNKFGGVVHDQSQTGLTLYIEPQAVVDMNNRLRQAQVAEISEEKRILDELSELLRPEAPAILNNAVILGHLDFANAKAMYAHQMKATEPAVSEANEVSLRQARHPLIDQTKVVANDIVIGKDYQAIIVTGPNTGGKTITIKTLALLQIMAQSGFFITADEYSTVGIFDEIFADIGDEQSIEQSLSTFSSHMVNIIDILKQADEKSLVIVDELGAGTDPQEGAALAIAILDAIGTKGSYVVATTHYPELKAYGFNRANTINASMEFDVESLQPTYRFLLGVPGRSNAFDISKRLGMDDTIIDEARALTQQDSQDLNEMIADLVAKRKQVEDESIEINERLATITAEQEDLEKQLFKLDNARDHQLNEAKKEANHIVADTKKKADQLIADLRKMQLDAGTVKESALIDAQGQLNAMRQAPDLKKNKVLARAKRQQEFKEGDDVLVVSYGQQGVLLRKHGADAWEVQMGILKMVVETDDLQKQNLPKEAKPKTKPRATVKGSSRQTVKASLDLRGHRYEQAMGEVDRYIDNAVLSNLGTVEIIHGKGTGALRKGVQEYLRSNPRVKSFNFANANAGGDGATIVTLQ, encoded by the coding sequence GTGAACGAAAAAGTTTTAGCAACCCTTGAATACGATAAAGTGAAAAAACAGTTACGTAGCTTTCTTACCTCAGATGCTGGACTCGCAGAATTGAATGCGCTCCGGCCAACTAAAGACGCTAATACGATGCGTAAATGGCTAGCAGATACGCATGATGCTGTGGAAATTTATCGTGTGAGCGGGGGAATTATCTTACCTAAATTAGCAGATATTAAACCACACATGAAGCGTTTGGAGATGGACGCCTCACTTAGCGGGACCGAATTAGCCCAAGTGGGCCGGGTCCTTCAAGCTTCAACCGCAATCACAACGTTCTTTGCTGACTTAGCAGATAGCAAAGAAATCGACTTAATCCGGTTGCCAGCTTTAGTTAATAACATTGTGACAATGCCACAATTAACGCGGCGCTTGCACACTTCCATCGAAAATGATGGTCGGATTACGGATGAAGCATCACCAGAATTGAAACAAATCCGGCAAAAAATTACGTTGACGGAAAAATCAATTCGGGAAAAAATGCAACAATATACGCGTGGTAAGGCGGCTGATTATTTGAGCGATCCCATCATTACGATGCGGAATGAACGTTATGTGGTACCAGTTAAGGCCGAATACCGGAATAAGTTTGGCGGCGTGGTTCATGACCAATCACAAACTGGTTTGACGTTATATATCGAACCACAAGCGGTTGTTGATATGAATAACCGCTTACGCCAAGCACAGGTCGCAGAAATTTCAGAAGAAAAGCGCATTCTTGATGAATTGTCAGAACTACTCCGACCAGAAGCCCCAGCAATTTTGAATAACGCAGTAATCTTGGGACACTTGGATTTTGCTAATGCCAAGGCAATGTATGCTCACCAAATGAAGGCAACTGAACCAGCTGTAAGTGAAGCCAACGAGGTATCATTACGACAAGCACGGCATCCGTTGATTGATCAAACTAAAGTGGTAGCAAACGATATTGTAATTGGCAAAGATTACCAAGCTATCATCGTGACGGGGCCTAATACCGGTGGGAAGACCATCACAATTAAAACTTTGGCTTTACTGCAGATAATGGCACAATCGGGATTTTTTATCACGGCCGATGAATACTCAACCGTTGGTATCTTTGATGAAATATTTGCTGATATTGGTGATGAACAATCAATAGAACAATCGTTATCAACGTTTAGTTCACACATGGTTAACATTATTGATATTTTGAAGCAAGCTGATGAGAAATCGTTAGTAATTGTCGATGAACTGGGTGCGGGGACTGATCCACAAGAAGGGGCTGCTTTGGCGATTGCGATTCTTGATGCGATTGGAACAAAAGGCAGTTATGTGGTTGCGACAACCCACTATCCAGAGTTGAAAGCGTATGGATTTAATCGGGCAAACACGATTAATGCTTCAATGGAATTCGATGTTGAATCTTTACAACCAACTTACCGTTTCTTGCTTGGGGTACCAGGGCGGTCAAATGCCTTTGATATTTCAAAACGCTTAGGAATGGATGATACGATCATTGATGAAGCGCGGGCGTTGACGCAACAAGATTCGCAAGATTTAAATGAAATGATTGCGGATTTAGTTGCCAAGCGTAAGCAAGTTGAAGATGAATCAATTGAAATTAATGAGCGCTTAGCCACAATTACGGCAGAACAAGAAGATTTGGAAAAGCAGTTGTTCAAGCTGGATAATGCACGTGATCACCAATTGAACGAAGCTAAAAAGGAAGCTAACCATATAGTTGCTGATACCAAAAAGAAGGCGGATCAACTGATTGCTGATTTACGCAAAATGCAGCTAGATGCAGGTACGGTTAAAGAAAGTGCCTTAATTGATGCACAAGGTCAGCTAAATGCAATGCGGCAAGCACCTGATTTGAAAAAGAATAAGGTGTTGGCTCGTGCTAAACGCCAACAAGAGTTTAAAGAAGGCGACGATGTTTTAGTCGTTTCTTATGGCCAACAAGGTGTTTTGTTACGCAAACACGGGGCAGATGCATGGGAAGTGCAAATGGGTATTTTGAAGATGGTCGTTGAAACTGATGACCTCCAAAAGCAAAATTTACCTAAAGAAGCTAAACCGAAAACCAAACCACGTGCAACGGTCAAAGGTAGCTCACGACAAACTGTGAAAGCATCGCTTGATCTACGGGGACACCGTTACGAACAAGCAATGGGTGAAGTTGATCGCTACATTGATAACGCGGTCCTTTCAAACCTTGGTACCGTGGAAATTATTCACGGTAAGGGGACCGGGGCGTTGCGTAAAGGCGTGCAAGAGTATTTACGGTCTAATCCACGCGTGAAATCATTTAATTTTGCTAATGCTAACGCAGGTGGTGATGGTGCGACCATCGTCACATTACAATAA
- the yjeM gene encoding glutamate/gamma-aminobutyrate family transporter YjeM, translating to MDKKKIGLLALTMMMFTTIFGFANGPVAFLQMGFASIIWYIIGALLYFLPTSMMYAEFGATYKESKGGLYSWMEHALGVRMAFIATFIGLASWIVWMIGVAAKVWIPLSTLVFGHDTTQTWSILGMNSTQTVGVLGVLFVLVITFFVNRGVQAIAKISSIGGMAVMALNVIFLVSSIIILVAHGGHFAEPIHGLATFTTPANTSFQSPLAMMSFALYAVFAYGGLEQMGGIMESVDKAEKTYPKAATIATVVIGLGYALSILLWGVSTSWAHLHGMGNAANLGNITYVLMNNLGVELGGAFGLSHAAALGLGSAFARFAGISMFLAYLGSFFFMTYAPIKSFILGTPRELWPSRMVKLNKAEVPSFSIWIQATVVSIFIIAVSFGGDSASTLYQVLTNMGNVSSTLPYVFLVIAFPMFKRLKNVDRPFVAYKSMAVTYVVSTVVAILLVVSIAFTVAQPIIAKDYFGAFWTVIGPVFFGIVAWAFYAHGEKKQKQN from the coding sequence ATGGACAAGAAAAAAATCGGTCTCTTGGCCTTAACCATGATGATGTTTACCACCATCTTCGGTTTTGCCAACGGGCCAGTCGCCTTCTTACAAATGGGCTTCGCCAGTATTATCTGGTATATCATTGGGGCGTTGTTATATTTCTTACCAACTTCAATGATGTATGCAGAATTTGGGGCGACGTATAAAGAATCAAAGGGTGGTCTGTACAGCTGGATGGAACACGCTTTGGGCGTTCGGATGGCTTTCATTGCAACCTTTATTGGATTGGCTTCATGGATTGTTTGGATGATTGGGGTGGCAGCTAAGGTCTGGATTCCCCTGTCAACTTTGGTTTTTGGTCACGATACAACCCAAACTTGGTCAATTTTGGGCATGAATTCAACCCAAACAGTGGGTGTACTTGGTGTATTATTCGTTTTAGTAATTACATTCTTCGTTAACCGTGGGGTTCAAGCGATTGCAAAAATTTCATCAATTGGTGGAATGGCCGTAATGGCGTTGAACGTAATTTTCTTAGTTTCATCAATTATTATTTTAGTGGCACACGGTGGTCACTTCGCGGAACCAATTCACGGTTTGGCAACCTTTACAACTCCTGCTAACACTAGCTTTCAATCACCATTGGCAATGATGTCATTTGCCTTGTATGCAGTCTTTGCATATGGTGGTTTGGAACAAATGGGTGGGATTATGGAATCAGTTGATAAAGCTGAAAAGACTTATCCTAAAGCCGCAACCATTGCGACGGTCGTAATTGGTTTGGGTTATGCGTTATCAATCTTATTGTGGGGTGTCTCAACTAGTTGGGCACACTTGCACGGTATGGGTAATGCCGCAAATTTGGGTAATATCACATATGTTTTGATGAATAACCTTGGAGTTGAACTTGGTGGGGCATTTGGCCTGAGCCATGCCGCTGCCTTGGGCCTCGGGAGTGCCTTTGCTCGTTTTGCTGGGATTTCAATGTTCTTAGCTTACTTAGGTTCATTCTTCTTTATGACTTATGCACCAATCAAGTCATTTATCTTAGGAACACCACGCGAACTCTGGCCTAGTCGGATGGTTAAGCTTAATAAAGCTGAAGTGCCATCATTCTCAATCTGGATTCAAGCAACCGTCGTGTCAATCTTTATCATTGCGGTTTCATTTGGTGGGGATAGTGCCTCAACGCTGTATCAAGTCTTGACTAACATGGGAAATGTTTCATCAACCTTGCCATATGTATTCTTGGTAATTGCCTTCCCAATGTTCAAGCGCTTGAAAAATGTTGACCGCCCATTTGTTGCATATAAGAGCATGGCGGTAACTTACGTTGTTTCAACAGTGGTAGCAATTCTGTTGGTTGTTTCAATTGCATTTACAGTTGCGCAACCAATTATTGCTAAAGATTACTTCGGAGCCTTCTGGACAGTTATCGGTCCAGTATTCTTCGGAATTGTTGCCTGGGCATTCTATGCACACGGTGAGAAAAAACAAAAGCAAAATTAA
- a CDS encoding DUF2207 domain-containing protein has translation MKQHKCGIVVIVFLLALVWWQPSIHADGEYSINRLKENVQIHPDGSATVHYQIRYEFADDMHGVYVTQATDKGVDFAEWTQASINGKRQGKYHGGSAGMQIVNSNNAKQLRIYYPIAADDTLNAQWTYKLNNVVTRYHDVAEINWQIIGGQWAVPLKNVDITVKLPKGKQQHFAYWTHSLNTAKFTGDAKAGVYHYTAASVAANTPVELHTYFDESTVPQVPKTAGNGQAKIIAQEEQIAARLQRAKQLRLWIQVGLVSLMLIGAFLIYRAKRFYAHAKAKAGLVITGINNYELPSENAPAVVLAQLNGKHFSLDKAFSATIMDLLARHYYRLTDQTNWSQKHFELTLIKNDGLTSFEKTVTLILFGNTEIGAKVDTRTFKKTDSRVVKRLSVYKEKFNKDIENAALPVWLRDERGNVKFKLAYLLGLFSLIVLVGSQIAMLVGSPYVEFYPWLGVVLLVASLGILFGVLDYRKMGTIYTPTGWSEAQAWKNFGQMLREVGQFDLKKVPDVTLWDRYLAYAVVLNAADNVAKALQQYHADDANYTDDFIPTYLAYNLFSVSLMSDMTGLDSANAPKESAGFGVSGGSGGFGGGSGGGAF, from the coding sequence ATGAAACAGCACAAATGTGGGATTGTAGTAATTGTGTTCTTGTTGGCACTGGTGTGGTGGCAACCGAGCATTCACGCTGATGGTGAGTACAGCATTAACCGCCTAAAGGAAAATGTTCAAATTCATCCTGATGGCTCAGCCACCGTGCACTATCAGATTCGTTATGAATTCGCTGATGATATGCATGGGGTTTATGTGACACAAGCAACTGATAAGGGCGTTGATTTTGCTGAATGGACACAAGCAAGTATCAATGGCAAGCGCCAGGGGAAGTATCATGGTGGTAGTGCTGGTATGCAAATTGTTAATAGCAATAACGCAAAACAGCTCCGAATCTACTATCCAATTGCCGCAGACGACACCTTAAATGCGCAGTGGACTTATAAGCTTAATAATGTTGTCACCCGCTATCACGATGTGGCTGAAATTAATTGGCAGATTATTGGTGGACAATGGGCGGTTCCGTTGAAAAATGTTGATATTACTGTGAAACTACCCAAAGGTAAGCAGCAACATTTTGCGTATTGGACCCATAGCTTGAACACGGCCAAATTTACGGGTGATGCGAAAGCTGGGGTTTATCATTATACCGCAGCATCAGTGGCGGCAAATACACCAGTTGAATTGCATACGTATTTTGATGAAAGTACGGTTCCACAAGTGCCTAAAACTGCAGGGAATGGACAAGCAAAAATTATTGCACAAGAAGAACAAATCGCAGCACGTTTGCAACGTGCTAAACAACTACGGCTATGGATTCAAGTTGGTTTGGTGAGTTTAATGTTAATTGGCGCATTTTTGATTTATCGTGCAAAACGATTTTATGCTCATGCTAAAGCCAAAGCTGGATTGGTAATTACTGGTATTAATAATTATGAGTTGCCAAGTGAAAATGCACCGGCAGTTGTGCTAGCACAGCTAAACGGAAAACACTTTAGCTTAGATAAAGCTTTTAGCGCAACCATTATGGATTTATTGGCGCGCCATTACTATCGGTTGACAGACCAAACCAATTGGTCACAAAAACATTTTGAATTGACGCTGATTAAGAATGATGGGTTGACGTCATTTGAAAAAACGGTGACATTAATTTTATTTGGTAATACTGAAATTGGTGCCAAAGTTGATACGCGAACATTTAAGAAAACTGATAGTCGGGTAGTTAAACGACTGAGCGTGTATAAAGAAAAATTCAATAAAGACATCGAGAATGCAGCCCTACCAGTTTGGCTTCGCGATGAACGCGGTAATGTTAAATTTAAGTTGGCGTATCTGTTGGGATTGTTTAGCTTGATTGTATTGGTCGGGAGCCAGATTGCAATGTTAGTTGGATCGCCATACGTGGAATTTTATCCTTGGTTGGGCGTAGTTTTACTCGTAGCTAGCTTAGGCATATTGTTTGGAGTACTAGACTATCGCAAAATGGGGACAATCTATACGCCAACAGGGTGGTCTGAAGCACAAGCATGGAAAAATTTTGGCCAAATGTTACGTGAAGTCGGGCAGTTTGATTTGAAAAAAGTACCAGACGTTACCTTGTGGGATCGCTACCTCGCATATGCCGTTGTATTGAACGCAGCGGATAATGTTGCGAAAGCATTGCAACAATACCATGCCGATGATGCGAACTACACAGATGACTTTATTCCGACATACTTAGCGTACAATTTATTTAGTGTGTCTCTAATGAGTGACATGACAGGTTTGGACAGTGCTAATGCGCCAAAGGAATCAGCTGGTTTTGGTGTCAGCGGTGGCTCGGGTGGTTTTGGTGGTGGCTCAGGTGGTGGTGCATTTTAA
- a CDS encoding GatB/YqeY domain-containing protein, which yields MSILAQLTDDMKAAMKAKDKATLSTVRMLKSALQNEQIKEGHDLSDEEELTILSREMKQRKDSMAEFKEAGRMDLVEPLEAEILVVAKYLPAQMSEAEVKQIVADTIAEVGATSKADFGKVMGALMPKVKGKADGKLVNETVKALLA from the coding sequence ATGAGTATTTTGGCACAATTAACCGACGACATGAAAGCAGCCATGAAGGCTAAGGACAAGGCAACTTTATCAACGGTCCGGATGTTGAAGTCTGCTTTACAAAACGAACAAATCAAGGAAGGCCACGATTTGTCTGATGAAGAAGAATTAACGATTCTTTCACGCGAAATGAAGCAACGTAAGGATTCAATGGCCGAATTTAAGGAAGCTGGTCGTATGGACTTAGTTGAACCTTTGGAAGCTGAAATCTTGGTTGTTGCTAAGTACTTGCCAGCCCAAATGTCAGAAGCTGAAGTTAAGCAAATTGTTGCTGATACAATTGCAGAAGTTGGCGCAACTTCAAAAGCTGATTTTGGTAAAGTGATGGGTGCTTTGATGCCTAAAGTTAAGGGTAAAGCTGATGGTAAGTTAGTTAACGAAACTGTTAAAGCATTGCTCGCATAA
- the rsgA gene encoding ribosome small subunit-dependent GTPase A — protein sequence MATGQIRQSLAGYYDVVTEDGEKYRTRARGNFRDRGIKPLVGDIVDFDVSDHDEGYILAVHDRKNSLVRPPVANIDTAIVVTAAAEPDFADNLLDRQLVAIEEFNIQPIIYFTKTDLLSPEKLAHLREVGAGYTKIGYPTYVPDDAFAPAGLAQLQAEFTGRLSVFMGQTGAGKSTLLNHILPELALETGEISQALSRGKHTTRMVGLHEINGGLVADTPGFSSYAVFNMEANELTQYFPEFDEASRNCRFRGCVHINEPGCAVKAGVEAGEFMQSRYTNYLAFYDLIINQKPDYRKKKK from the coding sequence TTGGCAACAGGACAGATTCGACAATCACTAGCAGGATATTATGACGTTGTAACTGAAGATGGTGAAAAATACCGAACACGAGCCCGCGGAAATTTCCGGGATCGCGGAATTAAGCCACTGGTTGGTGACATCGTAGATTTTGACGTGAGTGATCACGATGAAGGTTACATTTTAGCGGTTCATGATCGCAAAAATAGCCTTGTGCGTCCACCAGTTGCGAATATTGACACCGCAATTGTAGTTACAGCGGCTGCAGAACCCGATTTTGCAGATAACTTATTAGACCGACAATTGGTAGCAATTGAAGAATTTAATATTCAACCAATTATTTATTTTACGAAGACTGATTTGTTATCACCGGAAAAACTCGCACATTTGCGCGAAGTTGGCGCCGGCTATACGAAAATTGGTTACCCAACTTACGTGCCTGATGATGCCTTTGCACCAGCAGGATTAGCGCAATTACAGGCGGAATTCACTGGCCGATTATCGGTCTTTATGGGACAAACAGGTGCGGGTAAAAGTACGTTGTTAAACCACATTTTGCCCGAATTAGCGTTAGAAACCGGTGAGATTTCGCAAGCTCTTAGTCGTGGGAAACACACAACACGGATGGTGGGCTTGCATGAAATCAATGGTGGCCTTGTCGCTGACACACCTGGATTCTCTTCATACGCGGTGTTTAACATGGAAGCTAATGAATTGACCCAGTACTTCCCAGAGTTTGATGAAGCGAGTCGTAATTGTCGTTTCCGCGGGTGTGTGCACATCAATGAGCCAGGCTGTGCGGTTAAGGCTGGTGTTGAGGCGGGTGAATTTATGCAATCACGCTATACCAACTATCTTGCTTTTTATGATTTGATTATTAACCAAAAACCAGATTACCGGAAAAAGAAAAAATAA
- the rpe gene encoding ribulose-phosphate 3-epimerase, whose protein sequence is MSIKVAPSILSADYVNLQRDVELVEKAGAEYLHIDVMDGLFVPSISYGAGWVKALKPVTNMVLDVHLMVQNPERYVDEFADAGADIIGVHYEATPHIHRALQMINNKGVKAEVVINPGTSVDLIKPILHMVGQVLVMTVNPGFGGQKFLPETVAKIQQLNDLKAELGLDYDIEIDGGVNNETVKAAYKAGATVAVAGSYLYDKVDPAAKVAALKDATN, encoded by the coding sequence ATGTCTATCAAAGTAGCACCATCAATTTTATCTGCTGATTACGTAAACTTGCAACGCGATGTTGAATTGGTTGAAAAGGCCGGCGCCGAATACTTGCACATCGATGTTATGGATGGTTTATTTGTACCATCAATCTCATATGGTGCCGGTTGGGTTAAAGCCCTTAAGCCAGTTACTAACATGGTATTAGACGTCCACTTGATGGTTCAAAACCCAGAACGTTACGTTGATGAATTTGCAGATGCTGGTGCCGATATCATCGGTGTCCACTATGAAGCAACTCCACACATCCACCGTGCTTTACAAATGATCAACAACAAGGGTGTGAAAGCTGAAGTGGTTATCAACCCTGGTACTTCTGTTGATTTAATCAAGCCTATTTTACACATGGTTGGCCAAGTATTGGTTATGACGGTTAACCCTGGTTTTGGTGGCCAAAAGTTCTTGCCAGAAACTGTGGCTAAGATTCAACAATTAAACGATTTGAAAGCTGAACTCGGTTTAGATTACGATATCGAAATTGATGGTGGTGTTAACAACGAAACTGTTAAAGCTGCTTACAAGGCTGGTGCAACGGTTGCGGTTGCAGGTTCATACCTTTACGACAAGGTTGACCCTGCTGCTAAGGTTGCTGCGCTCAAAGACGCAACTAACTAA
- a CDS encoding thiamine diphosphokinase, with protein MKKLNILVGGPVDQWPSELTAGAVVGEWIGVDRGAFRLLKLGITPKVAVGDFDSLSETEREWLTTQVQDIRRVKPEKDETDLELALTIAQNEYQADEIVIYGATGGRIDHLLSNIWIFSQPRFQQFIGKVNLVDRGNSIRFYAPGNHTIVKEADKKYLGFINLTAVEHLDLADERYELHDWSSPTPYSWSSNEFKGTVNHFSFTQGIVMVIQSKDTQYGN; from the coding sequence ATGAAAAAATTAAATATTCTGGTTGGTGGTCCGGTTGATCAATGGCCCAGTGAATTAACCGCTGGTGCCGTGGTTGGCGAGTGGATTGGGGTTGATCGTGGCGCGTTTCGTTTACTAAAGTTAGGGATTACGCCCAAGGTAGCTGTTGGTGATTTTGATTCGCTTTCTGAGACTGAACGCGAATGGCTAACAACCCAAGTTCAAGATATTCGACGAGTTAAACCAGAAAAAGATGAAACTGATTTAGAATTAGCACTAACGATTGCTCAAAATGAATATCAGGCGGATGAAATTGTCATTTATGGCGCAACTGGTGGTCGCATTGATCATTTACTTTCGAATATTTGGATTTTTTCACAACCGCGTTTTCAACAATTCATCGGTAAAGTTAATTTAGTGGACCGTGGCAATAGTATTCGGTTTTATGCACCAGGAAATCATACAATTGTTAAAGAAGCCGATAAAAAGTATTTAGGCTTTATTAATTTGACGGCGGTGGAGCATTTAGATTTGGCGGATGAACGCTATGAATTGCATGATTGGAGTAGTCCAACACCGTACTCATGGTCTTCCAACGAATTCAAAGGCACGGTTAATCATTTTAGTTTTACTCAAGGTATTGTGATGGTAATTCAATCGAAGGACACCCAATATGGTAATTAA